In Rhodobacter xanthinilyticus, a single window of DNA contains:
- a CDS encoding Lrp/AsnC family transcriptional regulator gives MDDLDRAIVGLLSGDARMSLAVLARKLKVARSTAQARLERLETAGVIAGYTVKLGEAARAGRLRATVLLEIELRAQPTILHRLKAIPEVERISTTSGRVDLLLQIAATSTQQLDKVLDEVGAIPGVQGSESLIHLTTKLDRAV, from the coding sequence ATGGATGACCTCGATCGTGCCATCGTCGGGCTCCTCTCGGGCGATGCGCGCATGTCGCTCGCGGTGCTCGCGCGCAAACTGAAGGTCGCGCGCTCCACCGCCCAGGCGCGCCTCGAGCGGCTCGAGACCGCGGGCGTGATCGCGGGCTATACCGTCAAGCTCGGCGAGGCGGCGCGCGCGGGGCGGCTGCGCGCCACCGTGCTCCTCGAGATCGAATTGCGCGCCCAGCCGACGATCCTGCACCGGCTCAAGGCGATCCCCGAGGTCGAGCGGATCTCGACCACCTCGGGCCGGGTCGATCTGCTGCTGCAAATCGCTGCCACCTCCACCCAACAGCTCGACAAGGTCCTCGACGAGGTCGGCGCGATCCCCGGCGTGCAGGGCTCCGAAAGCCTGATCCACCTCACCACCAAACTCGACCGCGCCGTTTGA